A genomic region of Scomber japonicus isolate fScoJap1 chromosome 5, fScoJap1.pri, whole genome shotgun sequence contains the following coding sequences:
- the LOC128358996 gene encoding transmembrane emp24 domain-containing protein 6-like gives MLVNTLIVLLSFQSVWSRKSEPFLGEASAGFFRGSDKYVFAIDVPAARTECFWHFAHQTGSFYLTYMVQWVTGMTNTNQIFVTVSSPHGALLASKTEATGHINFQTEVTGFYKLCLGNPYNQFGNSRVFVNFGVIYEGVEVSETEMEEDREEEKVLNSTLTSIEASVQNLQNQVFHMWRNYNAARMRKGKDHHLLTSNLNYVNWWSATQSIVIVLSGYLQLRVLKRLFRTDSSKPRC, from the exons ATGCTGGTGAACACTCTGATCGTACTGTTGAGCTTTCAGAGCGTCTGGTCCAGAAAGTCGGAGCCTTTTCTCGGTGAGGCGTCTGCCGGCTTCTTCAGGGGTTCGGACAAATATGTGTTTGCCATCGACGTCCCTGCTGCACGGACGGAGTGTTTCTGGCACTTTGCCCACCAGACTGGCAGCTTCTACCTGACATACATG GTTCAGTGGGTAACCGGGATGACCAACACTAACCAGATCTTTGTGACAGTCAGCTCACCTCATGGAGCCCTCTTGGCTTCAAAGACTGAGGCGACTGGTCACATCAACTTCCAGACTGAAGTCACAG GTTTTTATAAATTGTGTCTCGGGAACCCTTACAACCAGTTTGGAAACAGCAGAGTCTTTGTGAACTTCGGCGTCATCTATGAAGGTGTTGAGGTATCCGAAACAGAAAtggaagaagacagagaagaagagaaagtcCTCAACAGCACTTTGACCAGTATTGAG GCGAGCGTACAGAATCTGCAGAATCAGGTTTTCCACATGTGGAGGAACTACAATGCTGCCCGTATGAGGAAGGGGAAAGACCACCACCTCCTCACGTCCAACCTCAACTACGTCAACTGGTGGTCGGCGACCCAAAGCATCGTCATCGTCCTGTCTGGATACCTGCAGCTCCGCGTCCTCAAAAGACTCTTCCGCACAGACTCCAGCAAGCCCAGATGTTGA